GGCGACGCGGCGCTTGGGGTTGTCGTTCATCTTCGACCGGCGGTCGCGGCCCGCAGGGGCGGGGCGCGCGAGGAAAGCGGGATTGTAGCCCCCGGCGGGGCGGCCCGCCCGACTTCCCTGTTCGTCCCGCTTTCGCCGCAAGAGGCGACGGCGAGAGGTCAAGAGCGGGGAAGCGCGGCCGATGAGAAGTCCGGAGGACCGCGCCTTGCCCGACGCGACGACGACCGAACTGCACACCTTCTTCCCCGTCGCCTTGGCGATGCTGGAGATGGGCTCGGTCATCCCGTGCGAAATCTGGCTGCGCCACGAAGAAGGGCGCGATCCGGTCCTCTACCGCGGGCGCGACCTGCCGTTCACCGCGGCCCACCGCCGACGCCTCACCGACAGCGGCGTGGAAACGGTCTACGTCCCGTTCAGCGACGCCGAGCGGTGGGCGGTCTACATGGAATCGCGCCTCCACGGCCGGGTGATGGACGAGGCGGCCCCGGTCGAGGCGCGCGCCGACCTGCTGATCACGACCTCCCGCTCGATCATGAAGGACGTGATGGCGAATCCGTCCCGTCCCGAGACGGTCCAGCGGATCGGCGCCCTCGCCGACACGATCTGCGACTTCATGCGGACGCCGTCCGCGGTCGCCGCGACCGTGCGGCTGATGGAACACGACTACTACACCTACACGCACTGCGTTCACGTCGCCGTCTACAGCGTGGCCCTCGCCAGGGCGGCGGGGATCGACGCGCCGGACGTG
This window of the bacterium genome carries:
- a CDS encoding HD domain-containing protein, whose translation is MRSPEDRALPDATTTELHTFFPVALAMLEMGSVIPCEIWLRHEEGRDPVLYRGRDLPFTAAHRRRLTDSGVETVYVPFSDAERWAVYMESRLHGRVMDEAAPVEARADLLITTSRSIMKDVMANPSRPETVQRIGALADTICDFMRTPSAVAATVRLMEHDYYTYTHCVHVAVYSVALARAAGIDAPDVLAGIGRGGLMHDCGKCKLPAALINKPGRFTPDEFELMRQHPSFGLQILKETAWPEGLVHDVVHCHHERIDGSGYPRGLVGRTIPEAARIAAICDAFDAMTTDRAYQRARRGQQALRIIHVEERDHYDQRLAEKFIRMLLTPSGS